The DNA segment TCGGCCGGGCTCGACTATCCGGGCGTGGGGCCCGAGCACGCCTTCCTGCACGACATCGGTCGGGTGCGCTACGCGCCCGTCTCGGACGCCGAGGCGCTGGAGGCCGTGAAGGCCTGCTGTGCGCTGGAGGGCATCCTGCCCGCGCTCGAGTCCGCGCACGCCCTGGCGGGAGCGCGCCGGTGGGCGGGCGACCACCCGGGGAAGACCATCCTGGTCGGGCTGTCCGGCCGAGGGGACAAGGACCTCGAGACCCTGGCCCGGCTCCTGGGCGAGGAGGGCGCGTGAGCGCGGATCTCCGGTTGGACGGAGGGGCGCGGCTGGAGGCGGCCATCGCGGTCGCCCGCCAGCACGGGCGTCCCGCCCTGGTGGGGTACGTGACGGGCGGCTTCCCCGACCCCGACGCCTTCGTGGACTTGCTGCCCGGCGTGGCCGCCGAGGTCGACATCCTCGAGGTGGGCGTGCCTTTCTCCGATCCGATGGCGGATGGGGTCACCATCCAGCGGGCCTCCGAGCGCGCCCTGGCGGCGGGGACCACCCTGGCGGGCCTGCTGGACGGGCTCGAGCGCGTGGGCCTGGAGCGGCCGGTGGTCTTGATGAGCTACCTGAATCCCGTGCTCCAGATGGGGTTCGACGCCTTCGCGGCGCGGGCGGCGGCGGTAGGGGTGGCGGGGTTGATCGTGCCGGACGTGCCCTGGGAGGAGTCGGAGGAGCTGCGCGCCGCGCTGGACCCGGCCGGAGTCGCCCTCGTCCAGCTGGTCACGCCCCTCACTCCGCCGGAGCGGCTGGCCCGGCTGTGTGCGGCCAGCCAGGGCTTCGTCTACGCCGTCACCATGACCGGCACCACCGGGCGGGCCGTGGCCGACCAGCGGGCGGAGGTCGGAGCCTACCTGGACCGGGTGCGGGCCACCTCGCCCCGGCCGGTGCTGGCGGGATTCGGGATCCGGACCCCGGAGGACGTGCGGGCCTTGGGCGAGCACGCCGATGGTGTGATCGTCGGGAGCGCGGTGGTGGAGGCCATCGAGCGCGGAGACGACGCACCGGCGTTGCTCCGGTCACTTCGGGGAGGACGGGCATGATCGCGGTGCTGGACAAGGGGTGCTCGCTGAAGCAGAAAGCGGATATCCTGCGATTCGTCGAGAACGCCGGCTTCCGCGTGCAGATCAGCGAGCTGGACACGGAGAGCCTGATCGGCGTGATCGGCCCCGGTGCCACCGCCATCGCGGGGGATCTGGCCGCGCTGCCGGGCGTGCGCGAGATCCGACCCGTGGCCCCGCCCTATCCCCTGGTGTCCCGCGCCGCCCACGGCGGGCCCGGTCGCGTGCGCGTGGGCGACGTGACGTTCGGCGAGAAGGCGGTGGTGGTCATCGCCGGACCCTGCGCCGTCGAGTCGCGCGAGCAGATCCTGGAAGCGGCCCGAAGCCTCAAGCGCTCGGGCGCGATGCTCCTGCGTGGCGGTGCCTTCAAGCCACGCAGCTCGCCGTACAGCTTCCAGGGGTTGGGACAGGAGGGGCTCGACCTGCTGGCGGAGGCGCGGGCGGAGACCGGTCTGGGCATCGTCACGGAGGTGGTGGCGCCGGAGGACCTCGCGCAGGTGGCCGATACGGCCGACATGCTGCAGATCGGCGCGCGCAACATGCAGAACTTCCGCCTGTTGTCGGCGGTAGGCGAGCTGCGCACGCCGGTGCTGCTCAAGCGCGGCATGATGGCCACCACGGACGAGCTGCTGCTCGCGGCCGAGTATGTCGTGGCCGCCGGCAACTCCCGCGTGGTGCTGTGCGAGCGCGGCATCCGCACGTATGAGACGGCCACCCGCAACACGCTCGACCTGGCCGCCGTACCCGTGCTCAAGGAGCGCACCCACCTGCCCGTGATCGTCGACCCCAGCCATGCGGCCGGACGCCGCGAATGGGTGGGCGCGCTGTCGCGCGCGGCTGTGGCGGCCGGCGCGGACGGGCTGATCATCGAGGTGCATCCACGCCCGGAGGAGGCGCTCTCCGACGGGCGGCAATCGCTCACGTTGGACGCGTTCGCCGACCTGATGGGCGAGCTGGAGCAGATCTCACGCGCGGTCGGGCGGGAATTGGCGCGTTGAGAGGAGCCGCGTCGCTGGGCGTTGCGCTCGCCGCGGGCGCGCTCGCCTGCGCCGCGGGCAGCGCTACGATGCGGGGCAGGGGAGAGGGGGAGTCCGTGCGCGTGCTCGTCTACAACATCCACGCGGGCAAGGACGCCGGGGGCGCGGAGAACCTCGCGCGCATCGGCGCCCTCCTCCGCGAGCGCGCACCCGACCTGGTGTTGCTCCAGGAGGTGGACCGCGGCACGGTGCGCTCCGGCCACGTCGACCAGCTCGCCGTGCTCGCGCGCGAGAGCGGTCTCCACGCCGTCTTCGGACGCACGCTGGACTACGACGGTGGCGCCTACGGCATCGCGGTGCTGTCGCGCTGGCCCGTGCTCGCGGACACCGTGCGGACGCTGCCGGTCGACCCGCCGCAGGCGCGTGCCGGTGGATCCTACGAGCCGCGGGGCATCCTCGAAGTACGGGTGGAGGCGCCCGGAGGTGCGCTCACGGTGCTCAACACGCACCTGGACGCGTCGGTGGACGACGCCTACCGCTGGCAGGAGGTGCAGGCCGTCCTCGCCGTCGCACAGGCCGCGGCCGAGGAGACCGGCGGGCGTGTGCTGCTCGGAGGCGACTTCAACGCGGAGCCGGGCAGCCGGGTGGTGGCGGCACCGGGAGCAGCGGGATTCGTGGACGCCTTCGGCGACTGCGGCCGCGGCAGCCCGCTCACCTACCCTGCGCGCCAGCCCACGAAGCGCATCGACTATCTGTGGTTGGGAAGCGCCTTCCGGTGCATCGGCGCCGAGGTGCTGGGTTCCGAGGCCTCCGACCATCGGCCCGTGCTCTTCGACCTCGTGCCGGTGGCGCGCTGATGGCTCGACCGGTGGACGTGGGCCAGGTGGCGCTGGCCCCCGACGACCTCGACGCCGACTGGGACGTGATCGTGGTCGGGTCGGGGCCGGCGGGCTCCACCGCGGCCTGCTGGCTGGCCCGGGCGGGTGCCCGCGTCCTGGTGCTGGAGCGCGCCGCCTTCCCGCGCGACAAGGCCTGTGGCGACCTGCTGATCCCGGACGCGCTGGCGGCCCTGGACCGCCTGGGCGTGCGGTCCCGGGTCACCCGGGTCGGGCACGCCGTTCCACGGCTTCGGGTCTCGAGCGCGCGGGGGGTCACGTTCGACGTGCCGTCCGACCTGGTGGGGCTGCCCCGACTGCAGCTGGACGCGCTGTTGGCCGCCGAGGCCGTGGCGTCCGGAGCGCGGGTGGCGCGGGGGCGGGTGGAGCGCGTGCGCGCACACGAACGCGGGGTGGAGGTCCACGTCGCGCCCGCTCCCGGGGCCGACCCCGTGCGGCTGGGCGCGCGCTTCGTCCTGCTGGCCACCGGGGCCGATACCATGCTCGCCGAACAGGTGGGCATGATCGAGCGGCCGGCGCCGTCCGCGGTGGCGCTGCGCAAGTACGTCACGGCGGACGTGGACCTGCCGGATCCCATCATCTCGTTCGACCGCGCCGTGTTGCCCGGCTACGCCTGGATCTTCCCGCTCGGGGCGCGGCGCTTCAACGTGGGCGTGGGCCTCTTCTTCGACGAGCGGCGCAAGCACGACGTGGCGGGCCGGGCGTCGGAGCTGCGGGCGGTGCTGGGCCGGTTCCTGGCGGAGAACCCGGAGGGCCGCCGGCTGGCGGCGGCCACGCGGGAGGAGAGCCCGGTGCGGGGCGCCCGGCTGCGCACGGGACTGACGGGCACGCAGCCGCTCGACCGTAGCGGAAGGATCCTCGCCGTGGGGGAGACGGTCGGCACCACCTACCCCTTCACGGGGGAGGGGATCGGCAAGGCGATGGAGTCGGCCGAGCTGGCGGCGGAGGTCGTACAGGCGGCCCTGGCGGACGGTGCAGCCCGGACGGCGACCTACCCCGGCACGCTGAACGCGACGTTGCGGGCCCGCTACGACGGGTACCGGACCGCGGAGCGGTGGTTGGGGCGCGCCTGGGTGGGGGACCTGGTCTCGTGGCGCGTGCGCCGCAGCGGGCGCCTGCGCCGGGCGGCCGAGGACGTCCTCGCGGAGCGCACCGACCCCGGGACCATCTTCTCCCCATGGACGCTGGTGCGTTCGCTCTTCGGATGACGCCCGCGACCCACCCCCGTCCACGAGGGTGCGGTGCCGTTCCGTAATGCTACGGAGGCCCGCCCCGTAGAGAGGACGTCGGCGCGAGCGGCGGGCTCGGGAAGGGGCCGATGGGAGAGTCTCCCACATCCGAATCAGGCAAACTCTTCCCTTTCTCTCGGCCGCCGCTGCGTCGATATTGTGACGCTGTAGTCCCGTTCCAGGGCACTCGTCCGTTTCACTCCCAGACCTTGGGGTGCGGGCGATCGGGGACCGAAGCCAGACGGTTCGGTCCCGGGCCAACCGGGTGCCCCCGGGAGTGCGTTTTCCACCCTCTATCTTCTCTTCGGAGGCGTCATGGACACACGCCTTGTCCGTGTGCTCGTGCGTCTGTGCGTGCTGGTCGCGGGTCTCGCGTTCGCGGGTACTTCGGCGATCGAAGCGCAGCAGGCCATGGGCAACATTCGAGGCCAGGTCACCGACGCGGTGACCATGCGCCCGCTGTCGGGTGCGCAGGTCCTCGTGGTCGGCACCGGCCGCGGGGGTCTGGCCAACAGCAGCGGTCAGTATCTGATCCTCAACGTTCCCACGGGCTCGCACGTGGTGCGGGTCGAGCTCATCGGCTACGGCCTCGTCGAGCAGCAGGTGACGGTGGCCGCGGGCCAGACGGTGGCGCTCGACTTCACCATGGGCCAGCAGGCGCTCGAGCTCGACGAGATCGTCGTGACGGGCACGGCCGGTCAGACACAGCGACGCGCCATCGGCAACTCCGTGCAGAAGGTGGAGGCCGCGGCAGTCACCGAGTCCGTGCCGGTCGCCAACGTGCAGGAGCTGCTCCAGGCCCGCACGCCCGGTCTCACGCTCATCGCCGACGGCGGCGCCGCCGGGTCGGGCTCGCAGATCCGCCTGCGCGGGTCGGGCTCCCTGTCGGGGCAGACGCAGCCCGTGGTCTTCGTGGACGGCGTCCGCATCGAGAGCGGGAACCAGAGCGGTCAGTGCAACAACGTGGTGCAGTGCACCAACGCGCTGGACTTCCTCAACCCGAACGACATCGAGTCGATCGAGGTGATCAAGGGGCCCGCCGCGTCGACGCTGTACGGCGCGCAGGCCGCCTCCGGCGTGATCCAGATCATCACCAAGAAGGGCCGTGCCGGGACGGGCATCCAGTGGAACGCCAGCATGGACGCCGGCACCTCCGACTGGAATCTGGACCGGCCCATCACCTACTGGCAGTGCACGCAGGCCAACGTCAACGACGCGGTCCGGTACCCGGGCTGTCAGGGCCTGGCGGCCGGGACGGTGCTGACGGACGATCCCATGACGCGCAATCCCAACGCGGTGCGCGGCAACGAGGGGTCGAGCGACCCGAACGGCCCCGGCCAGTACGCGTTCAACGTGTCGGCCCGGGGGGGTGGTGAGCTGTTCAACTACTTCATCTCGGCCGAGAAGGGCGACGAGCAGGGCATCTTCCTGAACAACTTCGCCCGCCGGACCGGTGGCCGCGCCAACTTCGGGTTCACGCCGACGGAGAAGCTCAACTTCAACGTCAACGTGGGCTATGTGCGCCAGCACATCCGCTCGCCGCTGTCCAACAACTCGTCCAACTCCGTGCTCCGGAACGCGTACCGTGGGCAGACCCTGGCGGTCAGCCACACGTGGGAGCCGGGCTTCCGTGGCTTCGGGCCCGAGCTGGCCAACCAGTACGACCTGCAGAACCGCGGTGAGCGCTTCACCATGGGTGCCACGGTCAACTACGAGCCGTTCCCGTGGCTGTCCAACCGGCTGGTGCTGGGCATGGACCGGAACGACCGCGAGGTCACCGAGTTCTATCCCATCGACGGGACCGGCCTGGCTCCGTGGGGCGCGACCAATGCGACCGGCGTCATCGACATCTTCCTGCCGGACGTGCACACCTGGACGGTCGACTACTCGGGCACCGTCAATCTCGACCTGAGCGACGATTACAGCTCCGCCTTCAGCGCGGGCATGCAGCTCAACTCGCGCAAGTTCGAGTCCTACACCACCATCGGTGAAGGCCTCGTGGCCAGCCAGATCAACCTGGTGGGCTCGGCGGCCAACACACGGGCACAGCAGGACCTGGAGCAGCAGACCTCCCTGGGCTTCTTCGTCCAGGAGCAGGTGGGCTGGCGGAACCGACTGTTCGCCACTGCGGCCGTGCGCGTCGACGACAACTCGGCGTTCGGGAAGGACTTCTCGCTGGTGGTCTACCCCAAGGCCCAGCTCTCCTACGTCGTCTCCGACGAGGACTTCTTCCAGGTCGACTGGATCGACCAGCTGAAGCTGCGCGGTGCCTGGGGTCAGGCGGGCAGCCCGCCGGAGCCGTTCGTGGCCGACCGCACCTATGACGCGGGCGTGACCACGCTGGCCGATCAGGCCGTGAACCTGCTGCGGCCGTCTTCGTACGGGAACCCGGACCTGAAGGCCGAGACCGGCTCCGAGCTGGAGCTGGGCTTCGAGGCGTCGTTCCTGGACGGGCGCCTGGGCCTGGATTTCACGTACTACAACCAGAAGACGCGCGACGCCCTCATCGAGGTGCCGGATCCGCCGTCGTCGGGCTTCAGCGACACGCACTTCACCAACGTGGGTGAGATCGCCAACAGCGGGATCGAGATGCTGCTGACGGCGACGCCGGTGTACACCCGCAACCTGCAGTGGGACGCGACGGTCGCGTTCTCCACCAACAGCAACGAGCTGGTCACGTTCGGTGACGCGCCGCTCACGCAGATCGAGTTCGGCGAGTTCGCCACGGTGCAGCGTCACATCCCGGGCTACCCGATGGGCGGCATGTGGAGCACCGACGTGGTCCGCGACGCTTCCGGTCAGCCGGTGCTGACGTCCAGCGGCGGCGTGACGGTTGCGACGGAGAAGGAGTACGTGGGACCGTCGCTGCCCACGCGCGAGATCGCGCTGACCAACACGTTCACGCTGTTCGAGAACGTCCGGCTCTTCGCGAACCTGGACTACAAGGGCGGCCACTATCAGTGGTGCGCCATCTGCTCGGTCCGGAGCCGCGTGGACCTGAACACGAAGCTGATCAACGATCCCAACTCGGATCCGGTGGACGTCGCCATCGCGCGCAGCCTCCAGACCAAGACCTGGATCAAGGAAGCGGACTTCATCAAGCTGCGTGAGATCTCGGCGACCTATCAGCTCCCCGGTGGTGTGGTGGAGCGCGCCGGCCTGAACTCCGCGGCGCTGACGCTGTCGGCCCGCAATCTGTGGATGTGGACGAAGTACAAGTTCGACCAGGAAGGGCTGGGCTCGCCCGACCCCGAGGTCAACTTCAGCTCGCTGACGACCTTCAACCGCACCGACTACGCATCGATCCCCATGCTCCGCACGTTCGCGCTCAGCGTGCGCGTGGCGTTCTGACGGATCGAAAAGGAAACCACAACTATGAGTCGTTCTCTCGTAACCAAGGGGGCCCTGGCGACCGCGGTCGCCCTGTCGGCCCTGGTCGGGACGGCCTGCTCGGTCGACGAGCTTCTCAAGGTCAACAACCCGGCCGAGCTCAATGAGGAGCTGTTGCAGGACTCGACGCTCGCGAAGGTGCTGCTGAACGGCGTGATCGGTGACTTCCAGTTCGCCTACTCCGATCCGTTCGTGTGGCGTGGCAGCATGTTCAGCGACGAGCAGATCACCGGCATCAACTGGGAGCAGACCGCGCGCCTGAGTCAGCGCATCGTGCAGTACGACGAGGGTGACGCGGACCTCATGTTCTCGGACCTGAGCCGGGCGCGGGCGCAGGCGGACAGCGTGTCGGGTCGGTTCCGCACGCTGCTCGCCAACCCGTCGACGGACGCGCGACTCGCCACCACGCTCGCCTACGCAGGGTACAGCTACATCCTGCTGGCGGACGCGATGTGTGAGGCCACGGTGAACGTGGGCTCGGAGATCTACGAGCCCCTCGAGCTGTACCAGTTCGCCGTGGATCGTCTGGAGGAGGCGCTGTCGATCGCTCAGGCGGCCAACAACAGCGACATCGCCAACATGGCTCGCGTGGGACTGACCCGCGCGCATCTGAACCTGGGCAACAACGCGCAGGTGATCACGTATGCGCAGCAGGTTCCGGTGGACTACCGCAAGTGGATCGAGTACTCGGCGAGCGACCCTCGCCTCTACAACGTGCTCGAGGCCCGGGTGACCGGTGCCAACCACGCGCTGGGCGTCGCCCCGCACTTCATCGCGGGTGGCCCGTCCAACTTCGGGCAGCAGAACCTGGAGGCGTTCCTGACCGATCCGCGGGTGCAGCACCTGCCCATCTGGCGGCTCGGGCACAACCGGCTGACGCAGCTCTACACGCCCAAGCAGGGTCTGATGTTCTCCGAGTACAACGGAGAGACCTATGCGAACGGCGGCTCGCCGCCGGACTACGGGCAGGGCACGGACATCACGTTCGCGTCCGGCCTGGAAGCGCAGCACAACATGTACGAGGCCATGGGGCCCGGTCAGGCGACGTTGGATTTCGTCAACGACCGCCGTGCCGTCGGCAACCAGGCTCCGGTCAACCTGACCGGGGACGCGCTCATGATGGAGCTCCGCGACCAGCGTGGTCGTGACTTCTTCATGAACGGGACGCGCCTGGGTGACCTGCGCCGCTGGCTCCGCCAGGGAGACGACATGTTCCCGAGCGGAACCCACCCGAACGAGCAGTGGGGCGCGTACGGCACGGCCACGTGCTACCCGATGCCGCTCGAGGAGTACGAGGGCAACCCGAACATCAACAACCCGCGCTGACGCGGGAGGTCGACCGAGGGTGACATCACCGGGGGTGGGGCCGCTGGCCCCACCCCCGGTTCTCGTTCAGGGACGTCGGGAGAGGGGCAGCACCGTCGGTGCGGTGGGCTCAGAGCGTGCCCAGGAAGCGGAGCACGGCCTCCTGGGTCACCCGATCGAGCGCGGCGAACGCCGTGCGGGCCGCCTCCGCCTCTCCGCCGTGCGCGAGGATCGCATCCCGGACGCGGGTGGCCCGACCGTCGTGGAGGAACCGGCGGCGGTAGCGCAGCCCGATGAGCGGCTCGGTCCGGTGCTCCGTAGCCGTGGCGCCGGCGGTGCACGCGCTCTCCAGATCCGGCCCCATGTCATGGAGGAGCAGGTCGGAGTACAGCGCGAAAGTGCGCCCCGCGAGGGGAGGTGGAGCGCTGGCTGCGGTCCGCTGCTGCGGCGTATGGCAACGGGCACACCCCAGCCCCTCGAACAGCGCCTCCCCCTGCCGCACGGCCTCCTCGTCGGCCGGCGAGGCGGTCCCGGGCGCCGGCGGAGCCAGCCAGCGCACGAAGTCGGTCACCAGCGAGGCCGTGCCCTCATCCACCTCGGGCTCTCCGGTCGGATCGGCCCCCTCGGGGAGGCCGGGCCGGTCGCCGGCCTGGGCTTCGTCCGGGACCATCGCGGTGGTGAGGCCCATCTCGAACCGGAAGGCCTCGTCCACGAACCCCGCCAGGGTGGCCGTGCCCGACTTGCGTCCGAAGCGGGCGGGGCGTCCCTGCCCGTCCTGACCCAACCGCCCGGAGATACCGTCCCCGTCCCGGTCGTCGGGGTCGGCCCGCGCCTCCAGGTCCGCCAGGGGGATCAGGTCCATGAGGCCGACCCCGAACAGGAACGGGGTGTTGATCCGCCCGCGGGTGTTGGCCTCCGCGGGCGTCCCGGCCGGAGCGGCGCCCAGGGCGGCCGCCCGCGGGGTGACCTTGGCCCGCACGTTCTCTCCGCCCTGGGCGGCCAGCACGTCACATGTGCCGTCCGCGGCCTGATGGGCGGCCTTCACCACCAACTGCTCCCCCGTCCCCCCGTCCGCCGGATCCGTGTGGCAGGCGTTGCAGGCGTTCTCGTTGAAGCGGGGCCCGAGGCCGTCCGCTTCGGTGAAGATCCGACCGAAGAGCGCCTGGCCGGCCCGGAAGCGCTCCAGTTGCGAGGCGTCGAGGCCGGGCACCGGTTCCCCGATGGGGGCATGCAGGGGACTGGGCGCCGGTTCCGGGGTACAGGCAGCAAGCAGCAACACGGCGCCGCTGAGCCAGCGAGCGCCCGGGAACGGGGAACCAGGAGCGAGTGTGGGCATGAACGAACGTAGGCGTTCGAGCCGGCTTCCGGCAGTCGTGCGGGGCGGTGCGGGACTGGTGGCCTTCGCGGTGCTGGGTGGGTGCAATGTCTTCGACACCGACGACAACCGGCCGGAGCGCGCGCGCGTCCAGGTGGAGGTCTCGTCCGCGCCGTCGCCACTGCGGTTGATCGTGTCGACGGACTTCGTCGAGCTCGTGGACCAGGATACGGGCACCATCCTGGCGGCGCTGAACGAAGCCGACACGTTCGCGTTGGCCGCGGGAGACTCCTTCGACCAGACGTTCTCGCTGGAGGAGCTCGGGAGCGTGCTGGCGCGGCTCACGGAGACGGAGGACGAAGAGGCCACCGTGCGCATGCGGGTCTACCTCGACGGAGGCCTCGAATACGACCGCACGGGCACACTGCAGGACGCCACGATCGAATACCGCTTCGTCTACTCCAACTTCTTCTGAGCGCGGCTGCGCTCAACGGGGGTCGATCGCCTCGGCGCCGCGCAGCTTGCGGAAGAGGCGATCGGCCCCTGTGACGATCGTGGGGACCACGGCGAACAGCAGTCCGTAGCCGAGCGCGTTGGCGAAGTCCGCCTCGCCGGCTCCCTCCGTCGACAGCGCGAAGGCGTAGCCCGGGATCAGCGCCACGGCGGCACCCAGCGCCGCGGGGCCGAAGCGGCCCACGGACCGCTCGGTTCCTCCACTCCAGCGGGCGGAGAGGGCGGCGGCCACGGTGGGGATCAGCACCGCCGTGGTGACGGCCAGGGCGGTGCCGCCCGTCCCGCACTCGGTGACGATCTCCTCCTTGGCGTCGATGCCCACGCACTGGCCGGCCACGATCGCCCCGGCTGCCACGCCCGCCGCGTTCCCGAGCGCCGTGCCGAGGAAGGCGCGCCGGGTGTGATGCCCCTCCGGATCCTGGGACCAGTCGAAGTGGCTCTCGGACGGGCTCCGGAGCGGCATCGGCGGTCCGAGATCCGTGCCGCCCGCCGGTCGCTCCAGACCGGGCGTCTGCGTGCTGATGAGGATCACGCCGTAGAGCGAGCCCGTCCCGTAGCGGGCGCCGGCCTCCCCGGGCGGGATGACCTCGAGCTGCTCGATGGTGTTGAGCGCCAGCATGCCGTAGAGGAAGTTCGGGTTGGAGATGGGCACACCGTCCAGGTAGACGGCCGGATGCTGACAGCCGCGATCCAGCAGCGAGATGCTCTGGGCCGAGCGGAACTCCAGGCACACGTCCGTGCCGCTCAGGTTGTTGGCCTGGCGCACGCGGATGCCCGGGACGGTCTGGCGCAGCAGATCGCCCAGGTGCCGGCTGGTGCCGATCGCGCGCTGGATCATCTCCTCGTCCACGACGTGCTGGCTCGACCCCCGGGCCAGCCGCTGCCGCCGTTCGGGGGTCATGACCTCGACCACCACGGGCTCGATGGCGATCGCTTCGCGGGAGATCCGGATCTCGAGCTCGAGGGCGGACGTCCCGACGTCGACGACCTGCTGATGGGAGCCGTAGGCCAGGTGCTCCAGGACCAGCAGCCGCTCCCCGGCCGGCAAACCCCTGAGGAGGAAGCGGCCGTCCGCGTCGGTGAGGGCCTCGGCTCGCGTGCCCGCGGCCCGCAGGAGCACGTCGGCCACGCCGTCGCCGCTTTCCATGTCCACGACCCGACCGCGAAGGTCGAGCGCCTGGGCCCGGAGCGCGCTGGGGGCGACCAGCGCCGCGAGGAGGGCCAGAAGGGCCCGGAAGCGAAGGGGTCGGGAGGAAGCCATGGCGATCCGGATGGGGAGCAGGTGAAGCGGGAGCCGTGCGGGTCCCGTTTCTAGTACGCCGGGGCGGGCGTCCGGTGTCCGTGGCGCCCCCGATCCTGAATGTGCGACGGGGTCGGCGCCCCCGCGAGGGCGCCGACCCCGGTCCTCGGACGGCCGGGCTTCAGCGCGCGGAGCCGGGCCGCTGGCGGCCCGGCCGGCCGGGGACGCCATTCCCCGGGCCGGGCCGCCCGTCCCGCAGGCGGGGACGGTCACCCCGGTCGCCCCGACGGCCCTCGGCCCGGTCGGCACGACGCTGCTGCCGCAGCTCCTGCAGCCTGGTCTGCTGCGTCTCGGTCAGGAGTCCCTGCATCTCCACGCGCAAGGCATCCCGCCGTTCGTGCGCGCGATCCCGCGCCTGGTGCAGCGCGTCGCGGGCCTCCGCCGCCGTACGCTCCCCGGCGGCCACGTCCGAACGGATCCGCGCCCGCTCCGCCTGGTCCGCCTGTGCAGCCTGCAGGTGCTCGAGGCGCAGCGTGTTCAAGCGCGCCACCTGCTGGTCGGTCAGCTCGAGGGCTTCGCGTTGTCGCAGGAGCGCCTCGACCCCTGCACCCCGCGGTCCGACGAACGCAGCGCGCGCACCGTCGCCTCCCGGGCCCTGCGCCCGCGGCGCACGTTGCGCCGCCAGGGGCGCGGCCACCAAACCCGCACCGGCCACCACGGCCACCATCACCTTCGCTCTAGCCTTCATGACGACCTCCGTTGTCGATGTCCTGTGGGATAGACACACGGAGCGCCGGTTTCGTTAGGTGCTGCACGCCTGGCCGGAGTGCGCGGCGGCACCTCCGAACGATCAGAGGGGCAGCGAAACCAGCGTGCGGTCGGGCGCGACCGCGGAGAGGACCACGCGCACCGGCTCCACCACGCCCGCCGCGCGGAAGGACTCCGCCCGCACCACGAAGCTGGGCGTGATGACATATCCGCGGGGAGCGACGAGAGCGCCGTCGCGGGTACGCAGATCTTCGGCGAGCGCTGCGCCGATGGGGACCTCGGAGAACGGAAGCTCGCGGATCTCCTGGCGCGCCAGCGCCGCACCGCGTGCGCGGGCGAACGTCGCGAGCAGGTCGCGGTCGTACAGGGTCCGGCCGCGCATGGTGTCGAGGGCCTCCTGCTCATCGATGCCGCGAGCTTGCAGGAGGTCGAAGTCCACGGCGATGCGTA comes from the Gemmatimonadota bacterium genome and includes:
- a CDS encoding SusC/RagA family TonB-linked outer membrane protein, whose amino-acid sequence is MDTRLVRVLVRLCVLVAGLAFAGTSAIEAQQAMGNIRGQVTDAVTMRPLSGAQVLVVGTGRGGLANSSGQYLILNVPTGSHVVRVELIGYGLVEQQVTVAAGQTVALDFTMGQQALELDEIVVTGTAGQTQRRAIGNSVQKVEAAAVTESVPVANVQELLQARTPGLTLIADGGAAGSGSQIRLRGSGSLSGQTQPVVFVDGVRIESGNQSGQCNNVVQCTNALDFLNPNDIESIEVIKGPAASTLYGAQAASGVIQIITKKGRAGTGIQWNASMDAGTSDWNLDRPITYWQCTQANVNDAVRYPGCQGLAAGTVLTDDPMTRNPNAVRGNEGSSDPNGPGQYAFNVSARGGGELFNYFISAEKGDEQGIFLNNFARRTGGRANFGFTPTEKLNFNVNVGYVRQHIRSPLSNNSSNSVLRNAYRGQTLAVSHTWEPGFRGFGPELANQYDLQNRGERFTMGATVNYEPFPWLSNRLVLGMDRNDREVTEFYPIDGTGLAPWGATNATGVIDIFLPDVHTWTVDYSGTVNLDLSDDYSSAFSAGMQLNSRKFESYTTIGEGLVASQINLVGSAANTRAQQDLEQQTSLGFFVQEQVGWRNRLFATAAVRVDDNSAFGKDFSLVVYPKAQLSYVVSDEDFFQVDWIDQLKLRGAWGQAGSPPEPFVADRTYDAGVTTLADQAVNLLRPSSYGNPDLKAETGSELELGFEASFLDGRLGLDFTYYNQKTRDALIEVPDPPSSGFSDTHFTNVGEIANSGIEMLLTATPVYTRNLQWDATVAFSTNSNELVTFGDAPLTQIEFGEFATVQRHIPGYPMGGMWSTDVVRDASGQPVLTSSGGVTVATEKEYVGPSLPTREIALTNTFTLFENVRLFANLDYKGGHYQWCAICSVRSRVDLNTKLINDPNSDPVDVAIARSLQTKTWIKEADFIKLREISATYQLPGGVVERAGLNSAALTLSARNLWMWTKYKFDQEGLGSPDPEVNFSSLTTFNRTDYASIPMLRTFALSVRVAF
- the trpA gene encoding tryptophan synthase subunit alpha, whose product is MSADLRLDGGARLEAAIAVARQHGRPALVGYVTGGFPDPDAFVDLLPGVAAEVDILEVGVPFSDPMADGVTIQRASERALAAGTTLAGLLDGLERVGLERPVVLMSYLNPVLQMGFDAFAARAAAVGVAGLIVPDVPWEESEELRAALDPAGVALVQLVTPLTPPERLARLCAASQGFVYAVTMTGTTGRAVADQRAEVGAYLDRVRATSPRPVLAGFGIRTPEDVRALGEHADGVIVGSAVVEAIERGDDAPALLRSLRGGRA
- a CDS encoding NAD(P)/FAD-dependent oxidoreductase — translated: MARPVDVGQVALAPDDLDADWDVIVVGSGPAGSTAACWLARAGARVLVLERAAFPRDKACGDLLIPDALAALDRLGVRSRVTRVGHAVPRLRVSSARGVTFDVPSDLVGLPRLQLDALLAAEAVASGARVARGRVERVRAHERGVEVHVAPAPGADPVRLGARFVLLATGADTMLAEQVGMIERPAPSAVALRKYVTADVDLPDPIISFDRAVLPGYAWIFPLGARRFNVGVGLFFDERRKHDVAGRASELRAVLGRFLAENPEGRRLAAATREESPVRGARLRTGLTGTQPLDRSGRILAVGETVGTTYPFTGEGIGKAMESAELAAEVVQAALADGAARTATYPGTLNATLRARYDGYRTAERWLGRAWVGDLVSWRVRRSGRLRRAAEDVLAERTDPGTIFSPWTLVRSLFG
- a CDS encoding endonuclease/exonuclease/phosphatase family protein; protein product: MRGAASLGVALAAGALACAAGSATMRGRGEGESVRVLVYNIHAGKDAGGAENLARIGALLRERAPDLVLLQEVDRGTVRSGHVDQLAVLARESGLHAVFGRTLDYDGGAYGIAVLSRWPVLADTVRTLPVDPPQARAGGSYEPRGILEVRVEAPGGALTVLNTHLDASVDDAYRWQEVQAVLAVAQAAAEETGGRVLLGGDFNAEPGSRVVAAPGAAGFVDAFGDCGRGSPLTYPARQPTKRIDYLWLGSAFRCIGAEVLGSEASDHRPVLFDLVPVAR
- the aroF gene encoding 3-deoxy-7-phosphoheptulonate synthase, which encodes MIAVLDKGCSLKQKADILRFVENAGFRVQISELDTESLIGVIGPGATAIAGDLAALPGVREIRPVAPPYPLVSRAAHGGPGRVRVGDVTFGEKAVVVIAGPCAVESREQILEAARSLKRSGAMLLRGGAFKPRSSPYSFQGLGQEGLDLLAEARAETGLGIVTEVVAPEDLAQVADTADMLQIGARNMQNFRLLSAVGELRTPVLLKRGMMATTDELLLAAEYVVAAGNSRVVLCERGIRTYETATRNTLDLAAVPVLKERTHLPVIVDPSHAAGRREWVGALSRAAVAAGADGLIIEVHPRPEEALSDGRQSLTLDAFADLMGELEQISRAVGRELAR